From a region of the Candidatus Brocadia sp. genome:
- a CDS encoding tetratricopeptide repeat protein, whose amino-acid sequence MITRKFQKFHCVVKALLFVIVMQPFTGKISSGEENAYKYSKQAERFKKSSFSRFQTDLHRALYKLEEKSDNLEAMNQNLEGRVNMLSSENDKLSKAHTQMRVKQATLEKEQARMKKQAASLEAAYKKLSNRAYAVKAPKKTKSVAQKKSGKKTTQKKTSVTKKGAAKTKMATKTGKKTPQSEKTETTSSPDSYSQRVADVTKPEEVKGAEDYGLDIKKTNEKGIEYGKKGMYDEAIREFQKVASAEPNLANVHYNLGLAYKKKGMRTEADREFAEYERLKGQNN is encoded by the coding sequence GTGATAACCAGAAAATTTCAGAAATTTCATTGTGTCGTAAAGGCGCTTCTTTTTGTTATCGTCATGCAGCCCTTTACCGGCAAAATAAGTTCTGGCGAAGAAAATGCGTATAAATATTCAAAGCAGGCGGAAAGGTTTAAAAAAAGCTCCTTTTCCCGATTTCAAACGGACCTTCATCGTGCGCTGTATAAATTGGAAGAAAAATCAGACAACCTTGAGGCAATGAATCAAAACCTCGAGGGGAGAGTCAATATGCTTTCCTCCGAAAACGACAAGCTGAGTAAGGCTCATACACAAATGAGAGTAAAGCAGGCTACTTTAGAAAAAGAGCAAGCCAGGATGAAGAAACAGGCCGCATCACTGGAAGCGGCCTATAAAAAGTTATCCAACAGGGCGTATGCCGTGAAAGCCCCAAAGAAGACAAAGTCGGTTGCGCAAAAAAAGTCTGGTAAAAAAACAACCCAAAAGAAAACGAGCGTTACAAAGAAGGGCGCCGCTAAAACGAAAATGGCAACAAAAACGGGGAAAAAGACTCCGCAGTCTGAAAAAACAGAAACCACATCCTCTCCGGATTCTTATTCGCAAAGAGTCGCTGACGTGACAAAACCTGAAGAAGTAAAAGGCGCAGAGGATTATGGATTAGACATTAAAAAGACCAACGAAAAGGGTATTGAATATGGTAAAAAAGGAATGTACGATGAGGCGATAAGGGAGTTTCAGAAGGTAGCGTCTGCTGAACCAAACCTTGCCAACGTTCATTACAATTTAGGCCTCGCCTATAAAAAGAAAGGGATGCGTACAGAGGCCGACAGGGAATTTGCAGAATATGAACGATTAAAGGGGCAAAACAATTAG
- a CDS encoding TraR/DksA C4-type zinc finger protein: MKEEFAQFKKLLLSLREKLVGKVDSMQDEALKRSRQDASGDLSNVPIHMADVGTDNYERDLMIELIQSGEESLRNIDTALEKIEEGTFGACELCGKKINRERLKALPYAKLCIDCQRDEETDSGLK; this comes from the coding sequence ATGAAAGAAGAATTTGCCCAATTTAAAAAACTCCTCCTTTCGTTAAGGGAAAAACTTGTTGGAAAAGTAGATTCTATGCAAGATGAGGCATTAAAAAGATCCAGGCAAGACGCATCGGGAGATTTGTCCAACGTGCCCATCCACATGGCAGATGTCGGCACGGACAATTACGAAAGGGATCTGATGATTGAGCTTATTCAAAGCGGGGAAGAAAGCCTCCGCAATATCGATACCGCCTTAGAAAAAATTGAGGAAGGTACGTTTGGCGCTTGTGAATTGTGCGGGAAAAAAATCAACAGAGAACGTCTGAAAGCGTTACCCTACGCAAAGCTTTGCATCGATTGCCAAAGAGATGAAGAGACAGACAGCGGTTTGAAATAA
- the lspA gene encoding signal peptidase II, with the protein MKAITTFVVAAIGGAILDIVSKWIVFSQIDEFDKITLIPGLINLLHSKNEGVVFGMFPGKTNFFIIFSIIAIAVIIYIYLKSDKTPFASNLALGLVLAGAMGNLWDRIRYGYVRDFIDLHLGSKYHWPTFNIADSLICIGIACMVFTSISVSKTRTVH; encoded by the coding sequence ATGAAAGCCATCACAACCTTTGTTGTTGCAGCTATAGGCGGCGCTATCCTCGACATCGTATCAAAATGGATCGTCTTCTCTCAAATAGATGAATTCGATAAAATAACATTAATTCCCGGATTGATCAATCTCTTGCACAGTAAAAACGAAGGGGTTGTTTTTGGGATGTTTCCTGGCAAGACCAATTTTTTTATCATTTTTTCCATCATAGCAATTGCGGTCATTATTTATATTTACCTGAAGTCTGACAAGACTCCTTTTGCATCGAACCTCGCTTTAGGCCTAGTTCTGGCGGGTGCTATGGGAAACCTCTGGGACAGGATAAGATATGGTTATGTGCGGGATTTCATTGACTTACACCTTGGGAGCAAATACCACTGGCCTACCTTTAATATCGCCGATAGCCTGATCTGTATCGGCATAGCATGTATGGTGTTTACTTCCA